The window AGACCTCATTTTTCAGGGGAATAGTCGCGGGGCCAGTAACTCCTGTGAGCAGATTCAGCTTTCATATTTGGAGCAAACCACTCTCCTTTAACCAGACGACCGCCGCACCTTTGATCACATTTAATTGCAGAGGCTCCTGACAGAGCAGATGGCTCATGGGAAAGGCTTTCTCATCAAACACACCCTCTCTCTTGCTCTGATTGACCACATTCATTTCAGATCCACCCTTCCTGAGATTCACTGACCATTTTAAATTGAGCCCCTCCCTGATTTTTCTCTGCTGCATTCCGACTGACTGCAGCCCATACCATAAATATCACACCTTGTAAAATTTTGCTTGAACCCCTTCTTTTTCACAGGGCATTAACCAGGGAATTATTTGCCAAACTCAATGATCTGTGTTCCCGCTCATGAATAGAGCACTGTACAAAGACAGACTGCCACACGTGAACTGCATTgctctaaatgttatttttggtaTGCCAGCAAAGAAAAGAACAACGGAAAAAAATACAACCTTTTACTGCTTTCTACTCAGTAATCATCATCAAGATTTGTCTTTAACGTGTCCCTACAGGAAACCATAAATTAAGACATTCTATTTTTTCTAAGTTTCCAGTGttgaaatgttgtttacttGGCAAGACCACAGCAAGGCTATTTTTGCCAATCACAATTAAGGTCCTTTTTTTACTTGCTCCTAAAATATGTTGCTTCTAAAGTTGCCCTCCACAGCACGTTCATAAATCTTGAACCATATTTGTACTTACACTGACTGtagtttttgttctgttttacagGAAAGTTGGAGAAAGCCGATGACAGCAATTCAAGCGATAATTCTCCCGTTCATTCGGCAGAGAACACACAGCCTGGCCAAAGAGCTGTGGGCTCACCAGAATACATGAAGAATAACAGGAGCTTAAAGAGGCTCTGGGGAAAGTGAGTGTGGGAATTTACAGTGATACATCAACAATACACTGACAGAAATGATGGCCAAGtagagaaggaaaaggaaaacaaacaaaaagacctaaataaattatatgtataaatatgtacTTTATGCCAAAATACACATGGTTTATATagaatatttctgtttataaataatatacGTTATGTTATGTTAAGAGATTTTTCCCTGAATTATATTTCCTGCATACAAAAAACGTACTTATTGTTGCACAAAATAGTGAGATGTTGAATGATTAATAATTACCGTATCAGTCTAAAAGTAATAAAGAGggatttccttttttcccaCTATCATTATTTATCTGAAAATGTATATGCATCAATAGTGATGTAAATTAATTTATCTTGCCAAATCGGTTCATCTGATCATTTAACTTAGAGAATGAAATTGGTATTatgagcaagatggcgccgaggatggctgccgtgtctcgagctcctcaacaactccactatttgcaccatgtatgttgagttgttggaggagcatgggacataagattttcattgccaacaaatacattgtatatgctgtgcatatgaccaataaaaccttgaaaccttaacTCTCATTCACACAGACTTCGGAGAACCCAGTCAGGAGGACTGCAGGCAGGCGATCCAGACGGCGGTCCGTTTAGAAGAGGGGGTCTGCGTGCGACAGCTGGACCCAGACTGACCAGGACCCCTGAGTCTTATGACCCAGCACGGTAAAGATCAGTGTGACTCTACTATCTGTTTAGTACAGCAGTCCTACTATTGAGAGTTAAGGGGTTTTGTATCAGGCAAGTTTTTGCTTTAGGctactcctttaaaaaaatctgatttggTTCTTATCCCTCATCATGTGCTTTCACCATTCTTTAAAACACCCAAATTAAGCAGTGTAACAAATAcggttttaaatgtattacatagATACTGTAGATCACATTAGTACTTCACATTAATGAATCAGTTAATTATCTGTTTtgaccctttttttatttcagtgatcTGAATATTCCATTCAGCCAATGGACCAAAGAGCAGGTGTGTGGCTGGCTGGAGGACTATGGGCTGGGCCAGTATGTTAATCTCACCCGGCAGTGGGTCGAACACGGACAGACGCTACTGTCGGCCACACCTCAGGACTTTGAGAAGGTCAGAGAATAAAACAGGACAGTTAAACAAATGTTGAGGAAAAGATGTGAATCTACAACATGATTAAGTTTTTACATATAACTACACATAAcacattaaatgttatattgaaGACTTTAAACGGCTAAATTaaactacagtgtgtgtaggTTAACCACCAAAGATTCCCCAATCCTTAGTTTCACAGTGTAAGACAGTTCTTTTTTGACCTCAGGAGATGGGTATGAAGAACCCGCTGCACAGGAAGAAGTTACATCTTGCTCTCAAGGCCTTCACCACAAAGGTTATTGAGAAATCTTCAGAGCTGGACTACATCTGGGTCACACGTAAGACTCTTTCTACAAGGAATATTTGTTCTCATTTGAATCAGATCCATAGATAGAGAGTGGGACATATCGGgccaacaaaccaaacaaagacatgtaaTGTGTGAGATGTAAATCTGTTtggaaaaaatgcaaatatgttcAGCATTCAGAGAGGAACTGTTTTTTGCACTGAGCAGTTACAGTAAACATGATTTTATGCTGATGGTGCTGGATTTATCATTCATATGTTTAGTGAGTGAAGTAAATTCATTTCTAATTTTCACCCACTCAGGCTGGTTGGATGATATAGGTTTGCCTCAGTATAAAGACCATTTCCATGAAGCCCGGGTGGATGGTCGAATGATACAATACCTCACAGTGGTAAGACTTAACCCTACTGTAACATTTTCCATTAATTTACATCagatgtattaaaaaaatggttttgcATTTGTATCATTTTCAATCAGTTCACTGATCTTCACTGTTCTTTGTTCACTCAGAATGACCTCTTGACTCTGAAGGTCACCAGCCAGCTTCATCATCTCAGTATTAAATGTGCCATCCATGTCCTTCATGTCAACAAGTTCAACCCCCACTGCCTTCGACGTAGGCCAGGAGAAGAGGTAAGCCAACGTTGAATGGAGTCAAAGGAAGTGCAAGTTAGAAATTACTGTGGATTTTGCCAGGGattgttgaatatttttttctgttacaCTTTGTATGTACAATCTGCTCTTAGATGGTAAATAGGTCTCATTACATGAGTTGCCCAGAAGATGGCGACAGACAGACATAAAATGCCTTTAACACAAAGCATTTTTTCTGTCATCATGTATAAATGCCTCTATGGTGTATTTAAAGCATTATTCTGCCcacttttaatgtatttaaaaagtggAACAAACTAGTGTGAGTGAGATGGAAATataatactttttgtttttaactttgacAGAAAAATCCCTCACCCTCCGAGGTGGTGCAGTGGTCAAACCACCGTGTGATGGAGTGGCTGAGAGCAGTGGAGCTAGCCGAGTATGCTCCTAATCTAAGAGGCAGCGGTGTACATGGTGGGCTTATTGTAAGTAGATTTTGAGCTTTTCTGCAAGATTTTTACATGCCTACATGACAAGACTGAACAATTACATTTGTTGCTGTCTTTTCTTGTCAATATGCTCTCCCATAGATACTTGAGCCTCGCTTCAGCTCAGAGACTTTGGCACTGCTGTTGAATATTCCTCCACAGAAGACTTTGCTCCGGCGCCACCTAGCCACTGCCTTTGCTGCCCTGGTGGGGCATCAGGCCACACAGGAGAAACGAGAGTATGGCAATGCCACAGGCCATGTACCCCTCACTACCACTGCTAAAGTAAAGGTAGGAGCAATTTAAGATTTACAATTGTTCTGTTGTTGAAGCACAATAAAtctaaatgatttattaatgggtttgacttttttgtgttttcagcctAAGAAGCTGGGATTCACCCAATTCAGTCAcctcagaaaaagaaaacctgatgAATCTGCGGACTATATCTGTCCTATAGATAGTGGAGCACTGACAGTAAATGGGGTTTCTCGCCTGCCCTCTTCATCAATCAGGGGCCTTAGCCCCACCTTGGACAGACAAGCTGAGAGGCAGGAGCGAGTGGGTGTAAAAGCTCAGGCTAATGGCCATAAAGAATAATTTCAAGTACAGCACACTCCCCTCTCAGTCACTAAGTGACTTTGTAAATAAGTGGAAATCTGATGCAGAAATGTACCTGCGATGAACCCATGTGAGGACTTTCTGGATGGCTGCACAAAGCAGTGTTGTTAATGTATTGTGTCAATAGTTATATGAAAGCTGCTCTCTGCATTCCTTATACAGTTGGATTCCAAAGCTTCTactttgctttaaaataatgcatttttctgtCCATTGTGTATGTAATCTTCTGCAGATTTACATTGATGACCTTTTCTTGTTATAGACCGCACAAAGCAATTGATGACCCCGGTTACTTTAAGAATGTCTCTTGTTCATATTCTGTAAgactgacaaaaaaaatgtcttacttATTATTCTTGTGCACCTTTAAATATGGTTTGTTTGTACAAGATTCTCATATGCTACATTATTTCATACAATCATATGCTTTACTATAATAAACATAAGGTTGACAGTCTTTGTAGCATTTTTGGAGAAGATCAAAGGTaacgtttttttgtttccccATCTCATCTGGTGCTTAGCTGCTTACTGCCTCTGAACGTCttggtcattttttatttggcttaATTATATCATACAGTACTCATGTGACCTATAGGGAaagttttcaaatgtatgtttttttttcccatgaAGGTATCAACCTCTGTGCTGTATATTTCATTATAGTGAAATATGAAGGTCCTTAGAATGGATCTTTACATTTGAATGGGCTAGAATTGGTTCAAGACTGCCTTCTATTGgtcacaaataaaaatgcaagaACAATTGCCACAGCAGTacgtttggtttgtttgtttgttttggtgagttgattaaaataaatgcatcaaacaaacaatgattCCATTGTTAGTGAAGATTAACAGCTTCAATTACAATGTAACTTGTTTAACACACTTGAACGGTGTGTGTATATtaagtgtgtatatatttaagatCATTTAAATTATACGTTTTGAGCATAGTCTGCTTGAGAACAGGCAGTTTTAGACAGCTGTCCATTACACATTGCTTATCCAGGgaagatgtaaaatataaagcattaatatgaacacatttttattcattttctgaagCAAAATACATATAAAGACAAGCATATATCCTATGCATTACGGTAGAGGCCTGTAAAAAAAATGCGTTTGAAATAAAAGTGCTTACTCTACTTGTCAATAATTAATATACCTTAAACATACCTAAAAACATACCTACAATTTTCATTTATACTGGAGCTCAAATTCAGAAATATAtactaaataatgaaatcaataataatttactACCACATTATAACACTATAAGTGAATACTttctcaaatttaaaatgtaagtataCATTAATGAAGACATATCTGATCATAAAATTGAACTTTCCTTTTCCACTGTGGACTCATTTAAATCGTCACCCAGGGATTTCAAAGggattcttttattttgaaattgtacatcagaatgtcctgatattaTCTGAGTGGCTAGTCAGGGGGGCCTGCTACCACCCTAAAGTGAAATGGGTTGATTATGGACCGTTGTTATTCAATCCTATCTACAAACAGAGGGACATATAGGAGATTTcaatggtgttttattttggaatcagaatgtcatgttatttttcGAGTGACTTTCTGTGATGGCCTTTTATCAACACCAATTGAAATTAGTCACCCAGTGGAAACAGAAAGTTCAATTTTATGATCAGATAAAATTGGACTTTGCATTTAGAGAAACGAGATGTCTTTCAACATGGCACGCTGAAATCGATTTCTGGGTCACTACCAGAGGATCGAGGAGTCAAGGAGTCAACGAAGCGAAAAgttgagaaatgagaaagggctcTGGTGTAGATATTGGATAGCTCAACGGCTAAATTAAACAAAAGCCAACAAGACTGCCTTGATTTGGGCTATGTTTGCCTTAGTAATTTCCACTTTACTTTATTCCAGTGTATTGTAATTGTTAAGCGGTTACGGTATTTGACAAATGAGACCAAACCGGTATTAGTAGCAGTATTTCATCTTGCATAGACTGACACCGAGTGCTGTAATAAAACAAAGTCTCACTAAACGACCAATTTCCCTCCAAGTTAATCTACTTTGATTCTGCTGGCGTGTCGGTTAGCTTGGCAGACAGGGCAGCAGTCAGCTCTCCTCTGAACCCTCTTGCAGAAGCAAACAGCCTCAATTAGACCAAACACAATAATTAGGGAATCTTTTACCTCTGCATATCATTAGTTTCCTAACGGAGAACATCCTGATCAATGATTACAAATAGCAGCTTCATAAATAAATTAGTCCTGCTGATACATGTGTAACCCAACTCAATTGATCCATGTTAAATGGAAATCAGGGGGCTGCAGGAATGAGGATTGGGATGGTGGGATTTGCATAAGTTAAAGTCAGaaatacaaaagagaaaatTGTAGTTtaagaatgtgtttttaaagcgtTGGAAATGTCTGACACATATGTAAAAAGGCAGCATGTACATTCAGAAAATattgaatgtttaaaaaggcCATATTTAAAGCCAGCAGATGTCAGTGTTGGCTGTGGATGTGTCATGTGCCATAAATACTACCAGAAACTTATCTGTTGGCTCTGGTACACCACTCAGTATTTAGTttgcttttcattcatttttcatctttgttaaattttcctttttttactctAAGCGATTTGAAAGTGAGAAGTATTAATGCTTTTTCATTTGAGTGATACTGACTTCACCCTTAGTTTACCAAAAGATATGAAGCCTGTTGTACTGCTTTACTACATTTGTAAAGACACTTTGAGTTACACAGATTTTAACATGGGTATCATGCCAGCACACAACATATGAAATGATGTCACATAGTTAATCAAATACTGGGCTCAGTCTCATGTAGCTCCAAATGAGCCTTCTAGAGTTTGTGCATTGGCCACGTGGGTGATGGACCACAACACATGGATATTAGAGGCACTTTCAGACTCTTAGGATATAAATCTTACAcctcaaaaacacagaaaggcaTACATTGACACAAGCCAACTGTTAAACAAGGctgtaaatgtgtctttgtttctctctttttagaCTGCACTCTCCATCATGTTGTATGCGAGTGTTTATGTGGGTTTATCAatgttgtatgtatgtgttAAGAGAGGACTGCATTGTTTATAATAATGCATCTTAGCTAATTTCAGTAATGTGATCCAGCCTTTAGTAGCTGACAGCTTAATGGCTATTATTTGTGTCACCCTCTCTCATAACACTTTAGCAGTAAATTGCTATGTGCATACATCTGTGGTATGACTGACATCTTACCTTGTAATATGATAgctattgttttaattaagtgAAAGCGATTGTGACATTTATTGGTTTCCAAGTTACTTGTTAATGGCAATATAAGAAACAGTAAAGGTAAATTATTATGGTTTACATTGCATAAATAATTTACAAACCCTTTACTAATGATTACACATTATTCTCCCACTGAGACTGTCAATTCATTTGAATacatcacaaataaaaacactgcattgGTGATGCAATGCAATCCCCCTCTTGGCAATGCCTGAGTCCTCTCCCTTTTCTCTGTCTCAtcttcttcctgtgtgttcctgagTGTGAGAgtatataatgtttatttatgctgTATCATATATGTGGTGAAATTTTCCACTTAAATTATAAGAGTCTATAGAGACATTTATTCTGTTATCAAAGtccctttttaaagtaatgccAGTAGCCAGTCTGTTAGTGCTTTAAGTCATCACCCTGTCTTTTTGATCTATGGAGTCACTCAGTTG of the Eleginops maclovinus isolate JMC-PN-2008 ecotype Puerto Natales chromosome 4, JC_Emac_rtc_rv5, whole genome shotgun sequence genome contains:
- the ppfibp2a gene encoding liprin-beta-2 isoform X3, whose product is MGEVSYLKLKLADMEGKQGHGAERQHKAETVVNFISELQEQMCRFQEEINSKIQEKKALEIPTESSSPVACPTESTEGEGSNTGPSCDRTSEGMNKLEETPDGPDGNKHTLEEGSSEQQNHCGEESGLLKELRTLKDKVDNLEDQKSQYEKKLQATKAEISSLQQLLLSKNAEIESLHTQLLARPSLSLESPERDQELQRLRSGMKSLVSANDEKDRRIEELTLLLNQCKQFREVTHTAQQAPPAVRSLSNGRTPSSSSEEEEHVLMKNTDSASVKSVDVKSEVSTSSSSSQQTSVSSAQKDSDSRTDPPTLSSSMNDLKIGPLQKIGLDDTRSQTLPVNSSLSEQNGSGDSSSEIQSQRSPDGSEDGDSSQRKLEKADDSNSSDNSPVHSAENTQPGQRAVGSPEYMKNNRSLKRLWGKLRRTQSGGLQAGDPDGGPFRRGGLRATAGPRLTRTPESYDPARDLNIPFSQWTKEQVCGWLEDYGLGQYVNLTRQWVEHGQTLLSATPQDFEKEMGMKNPLHRKKLHLALKAFTTKVIEKSSELDYIWVTRWLDDIGLPQYKDHFHEARVDGRMIQYLTVNDLLTLKVTSQLHHLSIKCAIHVLHVNKFNPHCLRRRPGEEKNPSPSEVVQWSNHRVMEWLRAVELAEYAPNLRGSGVHGGLIILEPRFSSETLALLLNIPPQKTLLRRHLATAFAALVGHQATQEKREYGNATGHVPLTTTAKVKPKKLGFTQFSHLRKRKPDESADYICPIDSGALTVNGVSRLPSSSIRGLSPTLDRQAERQERVGVKAQANGHKE
- the ppfibp2a gene encoding liprin-beta-2 isoform X2 translates to MEYDIDFYKHFAWLKKVNLHSTGNSESYQERLSRLEGDKESLILQVSVLTDQVEAQGAKISDLQNSLVEHQHKLNSTEEMLQQEFLHRTSLENQKLSLMGEVSYLKLKLADMEGKQGHGAERQHKAEGLLKELRTLKDKVDNLEDQKSQYEKKLQATKAEISSLQQLLLSKNAEIESLHTQLLARPSLSLESPERDQELQRLRSGMKSLVSANDEKDRRIEELTLLLNQCKQFREVTHTAQQAPPAVRSLSNGRTPSSSSEEEEHVLMKNTDSASVKSVDVKSEVSTSSSSSQQTSVSSAQKDSDSRTDPPTLSSSMNDLKIGPLQKIGLDDTRSQTLPVNSSLSEQNGSGDSSSEIQSQRSPDGSEDGDSSQRKLEKADDSNSSDNSPVHSAENTQPGQRAVGSPEYMKNNRSLKRLWGKLRRTQSGGLQAGDPDGGPFRRGGLRATAGPRLTRTPESYDPARDLNIPFSQWTKEQVCGWLEDYGLGQYVNLTRQWVEHGQTLLSATPQDFEKEMGMKNPLHRKKLHLALKAFTTKVIEKSSELDYIWVTRWLDDIGLPQYKDHFHEARVDGRMIQYLTVNDLLTLKVTSQLHHLSIKCAIHVLHVNKFNPHCLRRRPGEEKNPSPSEVVQWSNHRVMEWLRAVELAEYAPNLRGSGVHGGLIILEPRFSSETLALLLNIPPQKTLLRRHLATAFAALVGHQATQEKREYGNATGHVPLTTTAKVKPKKLGFTQFSHLRKRKPDESADYICPIDSGALTVNGVSRLPSSSIRGLSPTLDRQAERQERVGVKAQANGHKE